The following proteins come from a genomic window of Maylandia zebra isolate NMK-2024a linkage group LG22, Mzebra_GT3a, whole genome shotgun sequence:
- the LOC101470096 gene encoding C-type lectin mannose-binding isoform-like, whose translation MILLLFLFGLALGAPSESPSDDNEVKQQPGERKFKLQRGACPMFWWSFNDRCYKYVATRMTWADAELYCLSQGANLVSIRNTEEQSFVKNLIQNFDHAEGLTWIGLSDKHKEGTWMWSDGCPLRFVYWSRTQPDNERGNEHCVHTNVVSDKKWNDYTCANNLPYICATRITCP comes from the exons ATGATCTTGCTCCTCTTCTTGTTTGGTCTGGCTCTGGGTGCTCCTTCTGAGTCTCCTTCTGATGACAATGAAGTGAAGCAACAACCTG gTGAACGGAAATTTAAACTGCAACGTGGAGCCTGTCCCATGTTCTGGTGGAGCTTCAATGACCGCTGCTACAAATATGTCGCCACCCGCATGACCTGGGCTGATGCAGAGCTCTACTGTTTGTCACAGGGAGCCAACCTGGTGTCCATCCGCAATACAGAGGAACAGAGTTTTGTGAAAAACCTGATCCAGAACTTTGACCACGCAGAGGGACTCACCTGGATTGGACTCAGTGACAAGCataaagaaggcacctggatgTGGTCCGATGGTTGTCCACTGCGTTTTGTCTACTGGAGTCGAACACAACCAGATAATGAGAGAGGAAATGAACACTGTGTTCACACCAATGTAGTATCAGATAAGAAATGGAATGACTACACGTGTGCTAACAATTTACCTTATATTTGTGCAACACGCATTACCTGTCCTTAG